The Tautonia plasticadhaerens nucleotide sequence GCTCTACGAGGACCTGGAACTCTGGTATCCGGTCCTCAGGCTCCGGGAGGCCGGCTGCCGGGTCTCGATCGTCGGCCCGAAGGCCGGCGAGTCCTACGCCTCGAAGCACGGCTATCCCGCGAAGGCCGACGCGACCGCGTCGGAGGTCTCCGCCGACGACTTCGACGTCGTCGTCGTCCCCGGCGGCTACTCCCCCGACCACATGAGGCGATGCCCGGCGATGGTCGACCTGGTCACCTCGGCCGTCCGATCCGGGAAGGTCGTGGCCGCCATCTGCCACGGGCCCTGGATGCTCTGCTCCACCAAGTCGATCCGGGGGAGGCGAATCACCGGCT carries:
- a CDS encoding type 1 glutamine amidotransferase domain-containing protein, with amino-acid sequence MDTAKGKRAAVLVEKLYEDLELWYPVLRLREAGCRVSIVGPKAGESYASKHGYPAKADATASEVSADDFDVVVVPGGYSPDHMRRCPAMVDLVTSAVRSGKVVAAICHGPWMLCSTKSIRGRRITGFHAIRHDVENAGATWEDAACVRDGNLVTSRTPDDLPQFMLGIFAAMADATQR